The nucleotide sequence CTCTCCTGACGAACTCATTGAAATTATTCGCCATGCCGGTGTCGCCGGTATGGGGGGAGCCGGTTTTCCTACCGCCCGTAAAATTCAGTCCGGAGTCGGGGTTGCAGATATTCTGATCATCAATGCTGCCGAATGTGAACCCTATATCACCGCCGACGACATGCTAATGCGTGAGCATGCAGAAGAGCTGATTCTGGGCATTGAAATTCTTGAGCATATCTTAAAGCCAAAGCTGGTCATTATCGGCATTGAAGATAACAAACCAGATGCGATTGCCGCTCTGGAATCTGCTGCAATCAACAAAAACAACATTGTTATCCGGGCTATACCTACCAAGTATCCTTCCGGTGGTGAAAAGCAGTTAATCAAAGTACTGACAAATAAAGAAGTACCGAAGGGCGGTATTCCTGCCGATATCGGTATGCTGGTACAAAACGTCGGTACTCTTTACGCTATCAAACGCGCTGTTGTAAACCATGAGCCGATGATAGAGCGCATTGTGACCCTTACCGGTGGCGCGTTCCGCCAGCCCCGTAATGTATGGGTTCGACTGGGAACTCCGGTTCAGGCACTGCTCGGTGAATTTAACTATCACATACAGAAAAAGCACCCTCGCCTGATTATGGGTGGCCCTATGATGGGCTTTACTCTGCCGACGCCAGAAGTGCCGGTAACAAAAACCTCAAACTGTATTCTGGCTCCGACAAAAGCAGAACTGCCACCGGCAAGCGCTGAAATGGCCTGTATTCGTTGTGGTCAGTGTGCTGAAGCCTGTCCGGTATCCCTGCTGCCGCAGCAGATGTTCTGGTACAGCAAGGATAAAGATTACGAAAAGTGTGAAGAGCTGAATATCTCAGACTGCGTTGAGTGCGGCTCCTGTGCCTATGTATGCCCGAGTAATATCCCGCTGGTACACTACTATCGCCGCTCCAAAGCAGAAATCCGCACTGCAAAAGAGGAAGCTGCGGCAGCAGAAAGAGCCAAGCAGCGCTTCGAAGACAAAAAAGCCCGTCTGGCGCGGGAAAAAGCAGAAAGAGAAAACAAATTCAAAAAAGCAGCGGATGATCGCCGCTCTTCTATGGCTAAGTCCGGTGACGATGACGCCATTGCAGCGGCTATTGCACGAGTTAAGGCTCAAAAAGCGGAAGTAAAACCCGAAACAGAAGGGCCAAAACCAGCCGTAGCCGCAGCCATTGCCAGAGCAAAAGCGAAACAGGCGGAAGCCGCTAAATCAGGCAATGATGAGCCGGATAACTCTGAAATGAGCAAACTCAGAGAAGAGAGAAAGCGTCAGGCGAGAGAGCGCAAAGCCGCAAAAGTTGAGTCTTCTGAGAACCAGACAACTGAAACAGCTTCTTCTGATGACAAGAAGGCTGCAGTTGCTGCCGCTATCGCCAGAGCTAAAGCTAAGAAACAAACTCAGGCCGAAGACAAGCCTGTTGTACCTGTGTCTGAAGCCGATTCAGCAGATACGCCTGCCGATAGTAAAAAAGCCGCAGTTGCCGCTGCTATTGCCAGAGCTAAAGCCAAGAAACAAGCTCAGGTTGAAGAAAAACCAGCTGAACCTGCACCTGAAACAGGCAACGCTGAAAGCCCTGAAGATAAAAAGAAAGCTGCCGTCGCTGCCGCTATCGCACGAGCTAAAGCCAAAAAACAGACTCAGGTTGAGGAAAAACCAGCTGAACCTGCACCTGAAACAGGCAACGCTGAAAGCCCTGAAGATAAAAAGAAAGCTGCCGTCGCTGCCGCTATCGCCAGAGCTAAAGCCAAGAAACAGGCTCAAGCTGAGGAAAAACCAGCTGAACCTGCACCTGAAGCAGACAATGCTGAAAGTCCTGAAGACAAAAAGAAAGCTGCCGTCGCCGCCGCTATCGCCAGAGCTAAAGCCAAAAAACAGGCTCAGGTTGAGGAAAAACCAGCTGAACCTGCACCTGAAGCAGACAATGCGGAAAGCCCTGAAGACAAAAAGAAAGCTGCTGTTGCCGCTGCTATCGCACGAGCTAAAGCTAAAAAAGCAGCTCAGAAGAATAAACAAGATCTCGAGGAGAATAACTAGTGGCCTTTTACATCGCCAGCTCTCCACATGCGCGTAATAAAAAAAGTACCGCAGACCTGATGAAGTGGGTTGCACTGGCTGCAATACCCGGCATCGCTGTTCAGTCCTATATGTTCGGCTGGGGCGTGCTTATCCAGCTGTTGTTAGCCGTTGTTGCTGCACTTTGCCTTGAAAGCCTTGTGATGCTTCTACGTAAACGCTCTCCTGTGGGAGCGCTACGCGACTTCAGTATTATCGTCACCGCAATACTGCTGGCTGTGGCAATCCCCCCCCTTTCACCATGGTGGATCATGGTTATCGGCCTGGTCTTTGCTGTTGTGATTGCCAAGCACTTGTACGGTGGTCTGGGACAAAACCCGTTTAACCCGGCAATGGTCGCCTACGTCGTGTTGCTGATCTCGTTTCCGGTTCAGATGACCAGTTGGATCTCCCCTAACGGAATCAACCCGTCGGATATTGGTTTATATGATGCTTGGAAGCTGATATTTACCGGTTTTGATGATGATGGCTTCTCTCTGCAACAAGTAAGAGCCGGTATTGACGGTATTACAATGGCAACGCCGCTTGATGCTCTGAAAACAGGTCTGGGACAAGGGCTGCCTGCCGCTGAAGTATTCAGTGAACCTCAGTTCTCCCTGCTTTCAGGTAAAGGCTGGGATATGGTAAACCTGGCCTATCTTGCCGGTGGCATTCTTCTGATTAAGATGCGGATTATTCAGTGGTACATTCCTGCTGGTATGCTTGTCGGTCTGATTGTTTCGAGCACGCTTTTCTACTTTGCTCTGCCGGGAGAAACCGCATCACCCATTTTCCACCTGTTTTCCGGTGCAACCATGCTGGGCGCGTTTTTCATCGCAACCGATCCGGTAACCGCATCAACCACAGTGAAAGGCAGGTTAATCTTTGGCGCTATGATTGGTGTGCTGGTATTTATTATCCGTTCATGGGGCGGTTTCCCTGATGGTGTGGCATTTTCTGTTCTGCTGGCAAATATGACAGTACCCCTGATTGACCACTACACAAAACCAAAAACATACGGGCACTAGAGAAGAATTATGTTAACCGCAATAAGAAAAAACGGTACAACGCTAGCCCTGTTTGCCTGTGCTTCCACAGGATTGGTGGCTGTAACCAATTACTTAACCGCAGATAAGATCGCCGA is from Vibrio sp. JC009 and encodes:
- the rsxC gene encoding electron transport complex subunit RsxC, whose amino-acid sequence is MPSLIEQIRHGSLWDFHGGIHPPENKEQSTRSKTVKAGIPDELILPLKQHIGRPGDLQVKVGDKVKKGQELTRFTASFMLPVHAPTSGTITAIEPRVVTHPSGLKEPCIVLKPDGEDLWLDDIEKAEPREFRSCSPDELIEIIRHAGVAGMGGAGFPTARKIQSGVGVADILIINAAECEPYITADDMLMREHAEELILGIEILEHILKPKLVIIGIEDNKPDAIAALESAAINKNNIVIRAIPTKYPSGGEKQLIKVLTNKEVPKGGIPADIGMLVQNVGTLYAIKRAVVNHEPMIERIVTLTGGAFRQPRNVWVRLGTPVQALLGEFNYHIQKKHPRLIMGGPMMGFTLPTPEVPVTKTSNCILAPTKAELPPASAEMACIRCGQCAEACPVSLLPQQMFWYSKDKDYEKCEELNISDCVECGSCAYVCPSNIPLVHYYRRSKAEIRTAKEEAAAAERAKQRFEDKKARLAREKAERENKFKKAADDRRSSMAKSGDDDAIAAAIARVKAQKAEVKPETEGPKPAVAAAIARAKAKQAEAAKSGNDEPDNSEMSKLREERKRQARERKAAKVESSENQTTETASSDDKKAAVAAAIARAKAKKQTQAEDKPVVPVSEADSADTPADSKKAAVAAAIARAKAKKQAQVEEKPAEPAPETGNAESPEDKKKAAVAAAIARAKAKKQTQVEEKPAEPAPETGNAESPEDKKKAAVAAAIARAKAKKQAQAEEKPAEPAPEADNAESPEDKKKAAVAAAIARAKAKKQAQVEEKPAEPAPEADNAESPEDKKKAAVAAAIARAKAKKAAQKNKQDLEENN
- the rsxD gene encoding electron transport complex subunit RsxD, giving the protein MAFYIASSPHARNKKSTADLMKWVALAAIPGIAVQSYMFGWGVLIQLLLAVVAALCLESLVMLLRKRSPVGALRDFSIIVTAILLAVAIPPLSPWWIMVIGLVFAVVIAKHLYGGLGQNPFNPAMVAYVVLLISFPVQMTSWISPNGINPSDIGLYDAWKLIFTGFDDDGFSLQQVRAGIDGITMATPLDALKTGLGQGLPAAEVFSEPQFSLLSGKGWDMVNLAYLAGGILLIKMRIIQWYIPAGMLVGLIVSSTLFYFALPGETASPIFHLFSGATMLGAFFIATDPVTASTTVKGRLIFGAMIGVLVFIIRSWGGFPDGVAFSVLLANMTVPLIDHYTKPKTYGH